GGCTATCGGGGTTTGGGGACGAGGAGCGCCGGTTCAGGCGTTCAACTCGAGGCCGGCGGAGCGGCCCGCTTCGAACTGGGGGGCGTTGCGCAGGTGCTCCAGCACCTGTTGCTGGCAGAGCAGGGTGACCAGGGGGAGGCAGCCCGGCTCGCTGACCCACTTCACCGAGCCCATGAGCTGGTGGCTCTGCAGGTAGTTCAGCACGGACGTGCGGAACTGGAGGCTCTCGTCGCAACCTGCCTGGTGCACGGCGCGGCGGTCACGGCGCGGCGAGGGGCGGTACGGCGCACGCTCTTCCCGGGGCATCACAATCGCCTCGATCCACATGGACGTGCCCTCTGCGTTCGTGAGCCAGGAAGTTGGCTACGTGATTATCGTACGGTTCCTGCCCCGAGTTGCGTCTAGGGGTAAAACGACAGGGCGACGAGATTTTGGAAGACCGTCAAAGGCGGGGTGCAAGGGTGCGTACCGCCTGAGGATTTCCCTCTGCCGCGAGGAGTGACGGCCCGCGTCGCGGGCCGGTCAAAACACCCGCCTCTCCAGGCTGCAGGGTTTTCCATTTCTTCGGAACGGTCCCTCGCGAAGGCCCCGACCCAGGGAGAGGGGCGCGCGGCAACCGACGCTCCAGGGAGGGTGCTCCGTTCAATCGCCCAGCGCGGGCAGCACCTGCACCTTGAGGGCGCTGGGGTTCGCTGCGGAACGGTACACGCGGTGGGTGGCGCGCACGAAGTCCTCCTCCTTCGCCTCGAAGATGTTGGGGACGAAGGTCTGCGGGTTGCGGTCGATGAACGGGAACCAGCTCGACTGCACCTGGATCATCACCCGGTGCCCGCGCAGGAACGTGTGGAAGACGTCGTTGATGACGAAGCGCACCTTCGTCACCTCGCCCGGCGTGAACGGCTTGGGCGTGGCGTAGTCCTCCCGGAACCGGCCGCGGAACGGCTCGCCCCGCACCAGCGTCTGCTGGCCACCCCGGTTGCGGGTGCCCTCGTCCTCGTCCTGCCGGCGCCAGCCGGGCAGCTTGCCCGGGTTCACGTCGATGAGCTTCACCACCCAGTCCGCGTCGGTGCCCGTGGTGGACACCCACAGCTCGGCCTCCAGGGGCCCCGCGAGCGTCAGGTCCTTGTCGAGCGGCTCGGTCTGATAGACGAGCACGTCCGGCCGGCGCGAGGCGAAACGCTGGTCCTCGGCCATGTACGGCTTGCTCAACTGGGGGGTGATCTCCGCCGTGAAGGGCACGGGCCGGGAGGGGTCACTCACGTACTCGTCGAAGAGGGCCCCCGTGCCGGAGGGAGGGTTGAACGTCAGGCCGCCCTTGGGCTGGAAGTAGAGCCGGGTCTCGCGCACGGTCTTGGGGGGCCAGGCATCGAAGCCCCGCCAGCGGTTGGCGCCCCCCTCGAAGACCCAGGCCTCGGGCAGCTCGGGCTTCGGGCCCTCCTTGAGGTGGTGCTTGAAGAAGGCCAGCACGGCCTCCTGGAAGCCCGCGCTCGTCGGGAAGCCGAAGTCGGCATCGCCCAGCGAGGCACCGTCTTCCCGGGCCCACCCGCCGTGGGTCCAGGGGCCCATGACGAGGCTGTTGGACGCCTTCGGGTTCTGCTGCTCGATGGCGCTGTAGGTCCGCAACGGGCCGTACAGGTCCTCGGTGTCGTACCAGCCGCCCACCACCAGCACCGCGGCCTTGATGTTGCGCAGGTGGGGCAGCACGTTCCGCGCCTTCCAGAACGCGTCGTAGTTCGGGTGGGCGGTGAAGTCCTTCCAGAACGCGATGTCCCCCTTGAAGTAGCGCGTGTCCGCGTTGCTCAGCGGCCCCATGTCCAGGAAGAACTGGTAGCCGTCGGGCGTGCCGTGATCGAACCGGTCCCAGTCCTCGTTGGCCGTGGGCTGGGGCCGCGGCTTCCCGAAGGAGGAGAAGAAGTTGAAGGCCAGCATCAGGTTGAAGGCGCCATGCCGGTGCATGTCGTCCCAGTACCAATCGGCGATGGGGGCCTGGGGCGACACGGCCTTGAGCGAGGGGTGCGAGTCGATGGCGCCCGCCGCCGCGTAGAAGCCCGGATACGAGATGCCCCACATGCCCACGCGGTCGTTGTTGCCCGGCACGTTCTTCACCAGCCACTGGATGGTGTCGTAGGTGTCCGTGCTCTCGTCGATGTCCTGGGCCCCTCGCTTCGTGGGCAGCTGCGGCCGCACGTTGACGAACTCGCCCTCGGACAGGTTCCGGCCACGCACGTCCTGGAAGGCGAAGATGAAGCCCTCCTTCTCGAAGGCCACCGAGCTGCCCAGGCCCCGCTTGTACCGGTCCACGCCATAGGGCGCGACCGAGTAGGGCGTGCGCTGGAGCAGGATGGGGTAGCGCTTGCGAGGGCTCGCATCGCTGGGCACGTAGATGGACGTGAAGAGCCGCACGCCATCGCGCATGGGGATGCGGAACTCGTACTTGGTGTAGTGCTCGCGGATGAACCCGGCGCGCTCGGTGGGCTCGCCCTGGTATGCGGGGCGCTTGGGCGCCTGGGCCCACGCGGGGCTCGCGGAGGCCAGCACCACCAGGGCGATGAGGAAGCGGGACATGTGGGGGTTACCAGGCGATGCCATAGTCCTCACCATGGTGGCTGGAGCCACCCCAGAAGGTGCCGTGCTTCGCGTCGAAGGCGATGGCGTTGATGGGGCCTGAGGTCCTCGCCTCGAAGCTCAGCTCGTACCCCATGCGCTTGAGCTCTCCGCGCACCCAGGGCGGCATCTGCTCGTGCAGCAGCAGCTTGCCTGGCTTCGAGGTGTGGTCTCCGAACGAGTTGCGCAGCTGGAAGCTGTTGATGTTGGCGGCCTCGGCCGCCTCCTGCACGGTCATCCCGAACTCCACCACGTTCAGGAAGAACTGGAGCAGGTTCTGGTCCTGGCTGTCCCCGCCCTGGACGGCGAAGGAGAGAAACGGCTTGCCGTCCTTCAGGGCCAGGCTCGGGGTGAGCGTGGCCCGGGGCCGCTTGCCCGGCTCCAGCACGTTGAAGGGGCTCTCCGCCTCGCTCATCGCGAAGCTCTGCATGCGCTGGCTCATGCCCACCCCCGTGCGGCCCGCGATGACGGCGGGCACCCAGCCGCCGCTGGGGGTGATGGACACCACCCAGCCCTTCGCATCCGCAGCCTGGATGGACGTGGTCCCCGCGTAGAAGGTGCGCTCGAAGTCCTCCAGGCTCGTCTGCGGCGCGCTCGGAGGGGCCGGAGGCTTGGGAGGCCACTGCGTGAGCAGCTGCGCATACGGGTTGGTGCCGCCCTGGAAAGGGTAGGGGTCTCCCGGCTTGATGTCCGGATCGTTCTTCTCCCAGGAGATGAGCTTCGCCCGCTGCTTCGCGTACTCCTTCGACAGCAGGCCCCGGATGGGCTCCTCCGGCGGGAAGTACGGATCGCCGTAGTAGAAGTCCCGGTCGGCGAAGGCCAGGTTCATCGCTTGGTAGAGCGCGTGGATGTAGCGCGCGCTGTTGTAGCCCATGCCCTTCAGGTCCTGGCCCTCCAGGATGTTGAGCGCCTGGAGCAGCACCGGGCCCTGCACCCACGTGGTGAGCTTGTAGACCTCGATGCCCTTGTAGTCCGTCTTGACGGGCTGCTCGATGTGGACCTTCCAGCGGCTCAGGTCCTCCAGGGTGATGAGCCCTCCTTCCTCCTGGGCCCCCCGGACGAACTCGCGGGCGATGTCCCCCCGGTAGAAGCGCTCGTAGGCGGCCAGGATGGCCTGCTTGCGGTTCTTGCCCGAGGCCAGCGCCCGCTGCTCCGCCTCCAAGAGCTTCTTCAGCGTGGCGGCGAGGTCTGGCTGGCGGAACACCTCGCCCGGCTGGGGGGCCTCGCGGGCCTCTCCCGCGTGCGGCAGCATCACCGCGCGCGTGTAGCGCCACTGCTTGAGCTTCTCCTTGTGCTTCTCCAGGCTGTTGGCCGCCTGGGCCTCGATGGGGTAGCCCTCGTCCGCCATCTGCAGCGCGGGGCCCAGCACGTCCCGCAGCGACAGGGTGCCGTACTCCGCGAGCATCACCATCAGCCCGCCCGGGGTGCCCGGGGTGACGGCGGCCAGGGGGCCGTACTCGGGGGGATATGGCAGGTTCTTCTGCTGGAAGAACGCCACGGTGGCCCCCGTGGGCGCCACCCCCAGGGCGTTGATGCCCACCACCTTGCGCGTGCGGGGATCATAGATGAGGGCCTGGGTCTCCCCGCCCCAGCTCAGCACGTCCCACATGGTGGCGGTGGCGGCCAGCATCGCGCAGGCGGCATCCACCGCGTTGCCCCCTTTGTGGAAGATCATCGCGCCCGCGGTGGCCGCGAGCGGCTTGCCCGTGATGGCCACCCAGTGCTTGCCGTGCAGCACGGGCTTGGCGGTGGACTGCGCCCGGAGGGGCGCGGGGGTGAGCATCGCCAGGACAAGCAGGCCCATGAGGGCCCGGGGGAGCATCCCTGCTGCGTTCATGGCTTCTCCGGGAGGGGAGGGACAGGCGCGCAGCCTATGTCTTCGGGGCCCGAGGCTGTCCATTCTTCCGTCCCGCAAAGAAAAGGGCCCCG
This is a stretch of genomic DNA from Stigmatella aurantiaca. It encodes these proteins:
- a CDS encoding CocE/NonD family hydrolase — its product is MSRFLIALVVLASASPAWAQAPKRPAYQGEPTERAGFIREHYTKYEFRIPMRDGVRLFTSIYVPSDASPRKRYPILLQRTPYSVAPYGVDRYKRGLGSSVAFEKEGFIFAFQDVRGRNLSEGEFVNVRPQLPTKRGAQDIDESTDTYDTIQWLVKNVPGNNDRVGMWGISYPGFYAAAGAIDSHPSLKAVSPQAPIADWYWDDMHRHGAFNLMLAFNFFSSFGKPRPQPTANEDWDRFDHGTPDGYQFFLDMGPLSNADTRYFKGDIAFWKDFTAHPNYDAFWKARNVLPHLRNIKAAVLVVGGWYDTEDLYGPLRTYSAIEQQNPKASNSLVMGPWTHGGWAREDGASLGDADFGFPTSAGFQEAVLAFFKHHLKEGPKPELPEAWVFEGGANRWRGFDAWPPKTVRETRLYFQPKGGLTFNPPSGTGALFDEYVSDPSRPVPFTAEITPQLSKPYMAEDQRFASRRPDVLVYQTEPLDKDLTLAGPLEAELWVSTTGTDADWVVKLIDVNPGKLPGWRRQDEDEGTRNRGGQQTLVRGEPFRGRFREDYATPKPFTPGEVTKVRFVINDVFHTFLRGHRVMIQVQSSWFPFIDRNPQTFVPNIFEAKEEDFVRATHRVYRSAANPSALKVQVLPALGD
- a CDS encoding gamma-glutamyltransferase family protein, which gives rise to MNAAGMLPRALMGLLVLAMLTPAPLRAQSTAKPVLHGKHWVAITGKPLAATAGAMIFHKGGNAVDAACAMLAATATMWDVLSWGGETQALIYDPRTRKVVGINALGVAPTGATVAFFQQKNLPYPPEYGPLAAVTPGTPGGLMVMLAEYGTLSLRDVLGPALQMADEGYPIEAQAANSLEKHKEKLKQWRYTRAVMLPHAGEAREAPQPGEVFRQPDLAATLKKLLEAEQRALASGKNRKQAILAAYERFYRGDIAREFVRGAQEEGGLITLEDLSRWKVHIEQPVKTDYKGIEVYKLTTWVQGPVLLQALNILEGQDLKGMGYNSARYIHALYQAMNLAFADRDFYYGDPYFPPEEPIRGLLSKEYAKQRAKLISWEKNDPDIKPGDPYPFQGGTNPYAQLLTQWPPKPPAPPSAPQTSLEDFERTFYAGTTSIQAADAKGWVVSITPSGGWVPAVIAGRTGVGMSQRMQSFAMSEAESPFNVLEPGKRPRATLTPSLALKDGKPFLSFAVQGGDSQDQNLLQFFLNVVEFGMTVQEAAEAANINSFQLRNSFGDHTSKPGKLLLHEQMPPWVRGELKRMGYELSFEARTSGPINAIAFDAKHGTFWGGSSHHGEDYGIAW